A genomic region of Melopsittacus undulatus isolate bMelUnd1 chromosome 5, bMelUnd1.mat.Z, whole genome shotgun sequence contains the following coding sequences:
- the LOC101880235 gene encoding proepiregulin isoform X4 produces MICYLLQPVLGTTVIPLCGPGEMENCTTALIQTENSPRVAQVGITRCKPEMKDYCFHGQCVYIVDLDEHYCRCDVGFSGVRCVHSELVRQPLSKEYVALTVIVVLLFLIAISIASYYICRRYRNKKRQMNASEYKEVGAL; encoded by the exons ATGATTT GCTACCTATTGCAACCAGTCCTGGGCACTACAGTGATCCCATTATGCGGGCCTGGTGAAATGGAGAACTGCACAACAGCACTAA TCCAGACAGAGAACAGTCCCCGTGTGGCTCAAGTTGGGATAACTAGATGCAAGCCTGAAATGAAGGACTACTGCTTCCATGGGCAGTGTGTGTACATAGTGGACTTGGATGAACACTACTGCAG GTGTGATGTAGGCTTCTCTGGTGTCCGATGTGTGCATTCAGAATTGGTCAGACAACCCCTCAGTAAGGAGTATGTGGCACTGACGGTTATTGtagttctgcttttcctcatcGCCATCTCCATTGCAAGCTATTACATCTGCAGAAG GTACCGAAACAAGAAGAGACAAATGAACGCCAGTGAATACAAGGAAGTTGGTGCCCTGTAG
- the LOC101880235 gene encoding proepiregulin isoform X3 produces MLVQAFISPRAFGYLLQPVLGTTVIPLCGPGEMENCTTALIQTENSPRVAQVGITRCKPEMKDYCFHGQCVYIVDLDEHYCRCDVGFSGVRCVHSELVRQPLSKEYVALTVIVVLLFLIAISIASYYICRRYRNKKRQMNASEYKEVGAL; encoded by the exons ATGCTGGTCCAAGCCTTTATCTCTCCTCGTGCATTTG GCTACCTATTGCAACCAGTCCTGGGCACTACAGTGATCCCATTATGCGGGCCTGGTGAAATGGAGAACTGCACAACAGCACTAA TCCAGACAGAGAACAGTCCCCGTGTGGCTCAAGTTGGGATAACTAGATGCAAGCCTGAAATGAAGGACTACTGCTTCCATGGGCAGTGTGTGTACATAGTGGACTTGGATGAACACTACTGCAG GTGTGATGTAGGCTTCTCTGGTGTCCGATGTGTGCATTCAGAATTGGTCAGACAACCCCTCAGTAAGGAGTATGTGGCACTGACGGTTATTGtagttctgcttttcctcatcGCCATCTCCATTGCAAGCTATTACATCTGCAGAAG GTACCGAAACAAGAAGAGACAAATGAACGCCAGTGAATACAAGGAAGTTGGTGCCCTGTAG
- the LOC101880235 gene encoding proepiregulin isoform X2 produces the protein MDASYLLVRSLLLFIGYLLQPVLGTTVIPLCGPGEMENCTTALIQTENSPRVAQVGITRCKPEMKDYCFHGQCVYIVDLDEHYCRCDVGFSGVRCVHSELVRQPLSKEYVALTVIVVLLFLIAISIASYYICRRYRNKKRQMNASEYKEVGAL, from the exons ATGGATGCCAGCTACCTGCTGGTCCGCAGCCTGCTGCTCTTCATCG GCTACCTATTGCAACCAGTCCTGGGCACTACAGTGATCCCATTATGCGGGCCTGGTGAAATGGAGAACTGCACAACAGCACTAA TCCAGACAGAGAACAGTCCCCGTGTGGCTCAAGTTGGGATAACTAGATGCAAGCCTGAAATGAAGGACTACTGCTTCCATGGGCAGTGTGTGTACATAGTGGACTTGGATGAACACTACTGCAG GTGTGATGTAGGCTTCTCTGGTGTCCGATGTGTGCATTCAGAATTGGTCAGACAACCCCTCAGTAAGGAGTATGTGGCACTGACGGTTATTGtagttctgcttttcctcatcGCCATCTCCATTGCAAGCTATTACATCTGCAGAAG GTACCGAAACAAGAAGAGACAAATGAACGCCAGTGAATACAAGGAAGTTGGTGCCCTGTAG
- the LOC101880235 gene encoding proepiregulin isoform X1, which yields MLPYFISASPHLRRPKKTLKVRRSMICYLLQPVLGTTVIPLCGPGEMENCTTALIQTENSPRVAQVGITRCKPEMKDYCFHGQCVYIVDLDEHYCRCDVGFSGVRCVHSELVRQPLSKEYVALTVIVVLLFLIAISIASYYICRRYRNKKRQMNASEYKEVGAL from the exons ATGTTGCCTTATTTCATTTCAGCATCTCCACACTTACGTAGACCTAAGAAAACACTCAAAGTAAGAAGGAGTATGATTT GCTACCTATTGCAACCAGTCCTGGGCACTACAGTGATCCCATTATGCGGGCCTGGTGAAATGGAGAACTGCACAACAGCACTAA TCCAGACAGAGAACAGTCCCCGTGTGGCTCAAGTTGGGATAACTAGATGCAAGCCTGAAATGAAGGACTACTGCTTCCATGGGCAGTGTGTGTACATAGTGGACTTGGATGAACACTACTGCAG GTGTGATGTAGGCTTCTCTGGTGTCCGATGTGTGCATTCAGAATTGGTCAGACAACCCCTCAGTAAGGAGTATGTGGCACTGACGGTTATTGtagttctgcttttcctcatcGCCATCTCCATTGCAAGCTATTACATCTGCAGAAG GTACCGAAACAAGAAGAGACAAATGAACGCCAGTGAATACAAGGAAGTTGGTGCCCTGTAG